In Oryza brachyantha chromosome 2, ObraRS2, whole genome shotgun sequence, a single window of DNA contains:
- the LOC102713160 gene encoding abscisic acid receptor PYL3: protein MVEAVGGGAAEAGRRWRLADERCDLRAAETEYVRRFHRHEPCDHQCSSAVAKHIKAPVHLVWSLVRRFDQPQLFKPFVSRCEMKGNVEIGSVREVNVKSGLPATRSTERLELLDDNEHILSVRFVGGDHRLKNYSSILTVHPEVIDGRPGTLVIESFVVDVPEGNTKDETCYFVEALLKCNLKSLAEVSERLVVKDQTEPLDR from the exons ATGGTGGAGGCcgtgggaggaggagccgcggaggcggggcggcgatggcgcctgGCGGACGAGAGGTGCGACCTGCGCGCGGCGGAGACTGAGTACGTGCGGCGGTTCCACCGCCACGAGCCCTGCGACCACCAgtgctcctccgccgtcgccaagcACATCAAGGCGCCCGTCCACCTG GTTTGGTCTCTGGTGAGGCGTTTCGATCAGCCACAGCTTTTCAAGCCCTTTGTCAGCCGGTGTGAAATGAAAGGGAACGTTGAGATTGGTAGTGTGAGGGAGGTTAATGTTAAGTCTGGGTTGCCTGCCACAAGAAGCACTGAGAGGTTGGAGCTGTTAGATGACAATGAGCACATACTCAGTGTCAGGTTTGTGGGAGGTGATCATAGGCTCAAG AATTACTCCTCCATTCTGACCGTCCACCCGGAGGTCATCGACGGCCGGCCGGGGACGCTGGTGATCGAGTCCTTCGTCGTCGACGTCCCAGAGGGTAACACCAAGGACGAGACATGCTACTTCGTGGAGGCCCTGCTGAAGTGCAACCTGAAGTCTCTTGCAGAGGTGTCTGAACGCCTGGTTGTCAAGGACCAAACCGAGCCCCTCGACCGGTGA